From a single Nitrogeniibacter mangrovi genomic region:
- a CDS encoding response regulator transcription factor, with protein sequence MSHARILIIEDEPDIARLITQALDGYGFVTEHAATGRRGLEQARRQSPDLAIVDLGLPDMDGMEVIRQLQQATPCAVLILTGRNDVMDRVLGLELGADDYLAKPFEPRELVARVRSILRRYLRSGAPDTQATPGVARFGDWRFEAGRHLLIAPDGREVGVSATEASMLQALLRNPNRILSREQLIGERDIDPYDRSVDVRISRLRRKLEDDPQNPRLIKTVYGAGYLFATTVRWD encoded by the coding sequence ATGAGCCACGCGCGCATCCTCATCATCGAAGACGAGCCGGACATCGCCCGCCTCATCACCCAGGCCCTCGACGGCTATGGCTTCGTCACCGAACACGCGGCCACCGGCCGCCGCGGCCTCGAGCAGGCACGGCGCCAGAGCCCCGACCTGGCCATCGTGGACCTGGGCCTGCCCGACATGGACGGCATGGAGGTGATCCGCCAGCTGCAGCAGGCGACCCCCTGCGCGGTGCTCATCCTCACCGGCCGCAACGACGTGATGGACCGGGTGCTGGGCCTGGAACTGGGCGCCGACGACTACCTGGCCAAGCCCTTCGAGCCGCGCGAGCTGGTGGCGCGGGTGCGCTCCATCCTGCGCCGCTACCTGCGCAGCGGCGCCCCCGACACGCAGGCCACGCCCGGCGTCGCCCGCTTCGGCGACTGGCGCTTCGAGGCCGGCCGCCACCTGCTCATCGCCCCCGACGGCCGCGAGGTCGGCGTCTCCGCCACCGAGGCGAGCATGCTGCAGGCGCTGCTGCGCAACCCCAACCGCATCCTCTCGCGCGAACAGCTCATCGGCGAACGCGACATCGACCCCTACGACCGCTCGGTGGACGTGCGCATCTCGCGCCTGCGCCGCAAGCTCGAGGACGACCCGCAGAACCCGCGCCTGATCAAGACGGTGTACGGCGCCGGCTACCTGTTCGCCACCACGGTGCGCTGGGACTGA
- a CDS encoding VOC family protein has protein sequence MTQRPFKVLGIQQIAIGGPSKDRLKTLWVDKLGLDITGNFVSERENVDEDICAMGTGPFKVEVDLMQPLDPDKKPAVHTTPLNHVGLWIDDLPAAVEWLTAEGVRFAPGGIRKGAAGFDICFLHPKANDEFPVGGEGVLIELVQAPPEVVEAFAKLAG, from the coding sequence ATGACCCAGCGTCCTTTCAAGGTGCTCGGCATCCAGCAAATCGCCATCGGCGGTCCGAGCAAGGATCGCCTCAAGACCCTGTGGGTGGACAAGCTCGGCCTCGACATCACCGGCAACTTCGTCTCCGAACGCGAGAACGTGGACGAGGACATCTGCGCCATGGGCACGGGGCCGTTCAAGGTGGAGGTGGACCTCATGCAGCCGCTCGACCCGGACAAGAAGCCGGCGGTGCACACCACCCCGCTCAACCATGTGGGGCTGTGGATCGACGACCTGCCGGCGGCGGTGGAGTGGCTCACCGCCGAGGGCGTACGCTTCGCCCCGGGCGGCATCCGCAAGGGCGCCGCGGGCTTCGACATCTGCTTCCTGCACCCCAAGGCCAACGACGAATTCCCCGTCGGCGGCGAGGGCGTGCTGATCGAGCTGGTGCAGGCCCCGCCCGAGGTGGTCGAGGCCTTCGCCAAACTGGCGGGCTGA
- a CDS encoding methyl-accepting chemotaxis protein, translating to MAVMKKGSGLFSRLRISHRIAYITTFSIVLYLVAAVIGWLGLHAASASLRTVYEDRAKPMQELAQIEANIREDSVNILFAFENAPGRPASGLLDDSLNTLTQAVHDNHAAFDSLWQAYMSSAHTAEEEKLVAVFLDKHAAWRAKLDATLTQIEGRKLNDTVGLLNFLYAVREERQAALDALNQLMAYQASVAQREYQAADERYTVSRVLLVVFFVLSGLFVGLPAVLTWKYITRSLRRAGDAASAIADGDLVTTIEHSGTDEIGELMGRLARMRGALHDLVAAIRGNVESLSRQADELSSAAGTSASAIESQSQAASSMAAAVEQLSVSIDQVGDNAREAHSVSQNSSVQAAEGGRIIHDTAGEMQRVADAVNNTAGTIRELEQFSTQISGIVQVIKEISDQTNLLALNAAIEAARAGEQGRGFAVVADEVRKLAERTSISTQEISEVIDKIQEGTQGAVREMEAGVARVTEGVQVANQAGDSVSTLQESAERAAAVVENISRALSEQTAAARDVARKVDTIAQSTEQNNRTVQKTAASARALAELSSELSGLAGRFRIS from the coding sequence ATGGCTGTCATGAAAAAGGGGAGTGGCCTGTTTTCCCGGCTGCGCATCTCCCATCGCATTGCCTACATCACCACATTTTCAATCGTGCTGTACCTCGTCGCGGCCGTGATCGGATGGCTCGGCCTGCATGCCGCCAGCGCGTCGTTGCGCACGGTCTATGAAGACCGGGCCAAACCCATGCAGGAGCTGGCCCAGATCGAAGCCAACATCCGCGAGGACAGCGTCAACATCCTGTTCGCCTTCGAGAACGCCCCGGGCCGGCCCGCCTCGGGCCTGCTCGACGATTCGCTCAACACCCTCACCCAGGCCGTCCATGACAACCACGCGGCCTTCGACAGCCTGTGGCAGGCCTACATGTCGAGCGCCCACACCGCGGAGGAAGAGAAGCTGGTGGCGGTGTTCCTGGACAAGCATGCCGCCTGGCGCGCGAAGCTCGATGCCACGCTCACGCAGATCGAGGGGCGCAAGCTCAACGACACCGTGGGGCTGCTCAACTTCCTCTACGCCGTGCGCGAGGAACGCCAGGCCGCGCTCGATGCGCTCAACCAGCTCATGGCCTACCAGGCCAGCGTCGCCCAGCGCGAGTATCAGGCGGCGGACGAGCGCTACACCGTGAGTCGGGTGCTGCTGGTGGTGTTCTTCGTGCTCAGTGGCCTGTTCGTCGGCCTCCCGGCGGTGCTGACCTGGAAGTACATCACCCGCAGCCTGCGCCGGGCCGGCGATGCCGCCTCGGCCATCGCCGACGGGGATCTGGTGACCACCATCGAGCATTCGGGCACGGACGAGATCGGCGAGCTCATGGGGCGGCTCGCGCGCATGCGTGGGGCCCTGCACGACCTGGTCGCCGCCATCCGCGGCAACGTCGAGTCGCTCAGCCGCCAGGCGGACGAACTGTCGTCGGCGGCCGGCACCAGCGCCTCGGCCATCGAAAGCCAGTCGCAGGCGGCTTCGAGCATGGCGGCGGCGGTCGAGCAGTTGTCGGTGTCCATCGACCAGGTGGGCGACAACGCCCGCGAGGCGCACAGCGTGAGCCAGAACTCGAGCGTGCAGGCGGCCGAGGGCGGGCGCATCATCCACGACACCGCCGGCGAGATGCAGCGGGTCGCCGACGCGGTGAACAACACCGCCGGCACGATTCGCGAGCTCGAGCAGTTCTCCACCCAGATCTCGGGCATCGTTCAGGTGATCAAGGAGATCTCCGACCAGACCAACCTGCTCGCGCTCAATGCCGCCATCGAGGCGGCGCGGGCGGGCGAGCAGGGGCGCGGCTTCGCCGTGGTGGCCGACGAGGTGCGCAAGCTCGCCGAGCGCACCAGCATCTCCACCCAGGAGATCAGCGAGGTCATCGACAAGATCCAGGAAGGCACCCAGGGCGCCGTGCGCGAGATGGAGGCCGGTGTGGCGCGGGTCACCGAAGGGGTCCAGGTGGCCAACCAGGCCGGCGATTCGGTGAGCACGCTGCAGGAATCCGCCGAGCGCGCCGCCGCCGTGGTGGAGAACATCTCCCGCGCCCTGAGCGAGCAGACCGCCGCCGCGCGCGATGTGGCACGCAAGGTGGACACCATCGCCCAGAGCACCGAGCAGAACAACCGCACGGTGCAGAAGACCGCCGCTTCGGCGCGGGCGCTGGCGGAGCTCTCCAGCGAGCTGTCGGGGCTGGCGGGGCGCTTCCGGATCAGCTGA
- a CDS encoding LysR family transcriptional regulator codes for MKPIRSHVSGASAVPANTAGPGGRIDLMHTFVRIVEAGSLTAAAQQLETTQPTVSRRLKALERSLGVRLLQRSTHRMRLTEDGERCYRNARELLDRWDSFEAELRGAHEAPAGVLRVLAPHAFGQARLVEPLARYLNAYPGMRVEWLLHDDRAIDNFIGAGIDCAIRVGEVSDPELVSIRLAEVPRIVVAAPALLAGRPPLETAHDLRPLPWISLGTYYRTRATLHHAPSGRACTLNFTPRLVTDSLYALRSAALAGLGVCIGSAWVFAEDLAAGRLVRLVPDWRAEPLPVHLVYRYAPHYPARLRCFVDVFREALPAVIDA; via the coding sequence ATGAAGCCGATTCGATCGCATGTATCCGGTGCCTCCGCCGTGCCCGCCAACACGGCCGGTCCGGGGGGGCGCATCGACCTGATGCACACCTTCGTACGCATCGTCGAGGCCGGCAGTCTCACGGCCGCCGCGCAGCAACTGGAAACCACCCAGCCCACCGTCAGCCGGCGCCTCAAGGCGCTGGAGCGATCGCTTGGCGTGCGCCTGCTGCAACGCTCCACCCATCGCATGCGCCTGACCGAAGACGGTGAGCGCTGCTACCGGAACGCTCGCGAGCTGCTCGACCGCTGGGACAGCTTCGAGGCCGAACTGCGGGGCGCGCACGAGGCGCCCGCAGGGGTGTTGCGGGTGTTGGCGCCGCACGCCTTCGGCCAGGCGCGTCTGGTCGAACCGCTGGCGCGCTATCTGAACGCCTATCCGGGCATGCGCGTCGAGTGGCTGCTGCATGACGACCGGGCCATCGACAACTTCATCGGGGCGGGCATCGACTGCGCGATCCGGGTGGGTGAGGTGAGCGATCCGGAGCTGGTGTCGATCCGTCTGGCCGAAGTCCCCCGCATCGTGGTCGCCGCGCCCGCCTTGCTCGCCGGTCGCCCCCCGCTGGAGACGGCGCACGACCTGCGGCCCCTGCCGTGGATCTCGCTGGGGACCTACTACCGGACCCGGGCGACCTTGCACCACGCGCCATCGGGCCGCGCCTGCACCCTGAACTTCACCCCGCGGCTGGTCACCGACAGCCTGTACGCCCTGCGCAGTGCCGCGCTCGCCGGGCTCGGGGTGTGCATCGGCTCGGCCTGGGTGTTCGCCGAAGATCTGGCCGCCGGGCGTCTGGTCCGGCTGGTGCCGGACTGGCGCGCCGAGCCCTTGCCGGTGCACCTGGTGTATCGCTACGCGCCGCACTATCCGGCGCGGCTGCGCTGCTTCGTGGACGTGTTCCGCGAGGCGCTGCCCGCCGTCATCGACGCCTGA
- a CDS encoding MFS transporter — translation MSSNSSTCCAPANAGDVDVATPDTAPSHRLVLMMATATGLGVACLYYAQPLLGVLTADLGLSARAVGAIPTLTQLGYALGILFLAPLGDRHDRRLIILVKAIALVVSLLAFGMASALPVLLVASLGIGLAATLAQDIVPAAATLAHDHQRGRIVGTVMTGLLLGILLSRVFSGLIAEQFGWRSVFMLAAVSMAVTGITMWRALPHIAPTTTLPYRALMASLLELLRRHPALRTATLAQGLLALAFSAFWSTLAVMLHEAPFHLGSAVAGAFGLAGAAGALIAPIAGHLADRRGPQTVTRVGTAITAASFVLMSAGALLAPHPQLWVLAIATVGFDLGVQSTLIAHQTIVYGLEPEARSRLNAILLGGMFIGMALGSALGSVLLGLWGWIAVTAMAATAAFAAFLIRLGAARRAAR, via the coding sequence ATGTCCTCGAATTCATCCACCTGCTGCGCGCCCGCCAACGCCGGGGACGTCGACGTGGCCACCCCCGACACCGCGCCGTCCCATCGCCTGGTGCTGATGATGGCCACCGCCACCGGCCTCGGCGTGGCCTGCCTGTATTACGCCCAGCCGCTGCTCGGCGTCCTCACCGCCGACCTGGGGCTGAGCGCCCGCGCGGTCGGCGCCATCCCCACGCTGACGCAGCTGGGCTACGCCCTTGGCATCCTCTTTCTGGCCCCGCTGGGGGATCGCCACGACCGGCGCCTGATCATCCTCGTCAAGGCGATTGCGCTGGTGGTGTCGCTGCTGGCCTTCGGCATGGCCTCGGCGCTGCCCGTGCTGCTGGTGGCCAGCCTGGGCATCGGCCTGGCGGCCACCCTCGCCCAGGACATCGTGCCGGCCGCCGCCACCCTCGCCCACGACCACCAGCGCGGCCGCATCGTCGGCACGGTGATGACCGGGCTGCTGCTGGGCATCCTGCTCTCGCGGGTGTTCAGCGGCCTGATCGCCGAGCAGTTCGGCTGGCGCTCGGTGTTCATGCTCGCCGCGGTGAGCATGGCGGTCACCGGCATCACCATGTGGCGCGCGCTGCCGCACATCGCTCCGACCACGACCCTGCCCTACCGGGCGCTCATGGCCTCGCTCCTCGAGCTGCTGCGCCGGCACCCCGCCCTGCGCACGGCCACCCTGGCGCAGGGGCTGCTCGCCCTGGCGTTCAGCGCCTTCTGGTCCACCCTGGCGGTGATGCTGCACGAGGCGCCCTTCCACCTGGGCAGCGCCGTGGCCGGCGCCTTCGGGCTGGCCGGCGCGGCCGGTGCGCTGATCGCCCCGATCGCCGGCCATCTGGCGGACCGGCGCGGCCCGCAGACGGTGACCCGTGTCGGCACCGCCATCACCGCCGCGTCGTTCGTGCTGATGTCGGCGGGCGCCCTGCTCGCGCCGCACCCGCAGCTGTGGGTGCTGGCGATCGCGACGGTCGGCTTCGATCTCGGCGTCCAGTCCACGCTGATCGCCCACCAGACCATCGTCTACGGCCTCGAGCCCGAAGCGCGCAGCCGGCTCAACGCCATCCTGCTCGGCGGCATGTTCATCGGCATGGCGCTCGGCTCGGCGCTGGGCAGCGTCCTGCTGGGCCTGTGGGGCTGGATCGCGGTGACCGCGATGGCCGCCACCGCCGCCTTCGCCGCCTTCCTCATCCGCCTCGGCGCCGCCCGTCGCGCGGCACGCTGA
- a CDS encoding KamA family radical SAM protein translates to MQQWPLHALDGGYENVPFKVFTQRDLDRIEPLQTLPEAMRFEMKVVSTVLPFRVNQYVIDELIDWSNIPADPIFQLTFPQRGMLAPEHYDRIAALLEAGADKATLNAAVDEVRHALNPHPADQMEMNMPRDEEGNRLDGIQHKYRETVLFFPSQGQTCHAYCTFCFRWAQFVGDKELRIAASEASTLHNYLKRHTEVTDLLFTGGDPMVMKTKHLKAYLEPLLEPEFDHIQTIRIGTKALTFWPHRFLGADDAGELIELLQRMVRAGKHVAVMAHYNHWKELDTEAAREAIRSIRSTGAQIRAQGPLIAHINDDPDVWAKMWKMQVKLGIIPYYMFVERDTGARGYFEVPLERAWEIYRQAMQRVSGLARTARGPSMSASPGKVEIQGVTEINGEKVFALRFIQGRNPDWVQRPFFAKYNPDATWLNHLEPAFGEAKFFFEDEYEAIREGKLAAATEA, encoded by the coding sequence ATGCAGCAGTGGCCGTTACACGCGCTCGACGGGGGCTACGAAAACGTGCCCTTCAAGGTCTTCACGCAGCGCGATCTGGACCGGATCGAACCGCTGCAAACACTGCCCGAGGCCATGCGCTTCGAGATGAAAGTCGTCTCGACCGTGCTGCCCTTCCGGGTCAATCAATACGTCATCGACGAGCTGATCGACTGGTCCAATATTCCGGCCGACCCGATCTTCCAGCTCACCTTTCCCCAGCGCGGCATGCTCGCGCCGGAGCATTACGATCGCATCGCCGCCCTGCTCGAAGCGGGTGCCGACAAGGCCACGCTCAACGCGGCGGTGGACGAGGTGCGCCACGCGCTCAATCCGCATCCGGCGGACCAGATGGAAATGAACATGCCGCGCGACGAGGAGGGCAACCGCCTCGACGGCATCCAGCACAAGTACCGCGAAACCGTGCTGTTCTTCCCCAGCCAGGGGCAGACCTGTCACGCCTACTGCACCTTCTGCTTCCGCTGGGCGCAGTTCGTGGGCGACAAGGAGTTGCGCATCGCCGCCTCCGAGGCCAGCACCCTGCACAACTACCTCAAGCGCCACACCGAGGTCACCGACCTGCTGTTCACCGGCGGCGACCCGATGGTGATGAAGACCAAGCACCTGAAGGCCTACCTGGAACCCCTGCTCGAACCGGAGTTCGACCACATCCAGACCATCCGCATCGGCACCAAGGCGCTCACCTTCTGGCCGCATCGCTTCCTCGGTGCCGACGACGCCGGCGAGCTGATCGAGCTGCTCCAGCGCATGGTGCGTGCCGGCAAGCATGTGGCCGTGATGGCGCACTACAACCACTGGAAGGAACTCGACACCGAGGCGGCCCGCGAGGCGATCCGCTCGATCCGTTCCACCGGTGCCCAGATCCGTGCCCAGGGACCGCTGATCGCGCACATCAACGACGACCCCGACGTGTGGGCCAAGATGTGGAAGATGCAGGTCAAGCTCGGCATCATTCCGTATTACATGTTCGTCGAGCGTGACACCGGCGCCCGCGGTTACTTCGAGGTGCCTCTCGAGCGCGCCTGGGAGATCTACCGGCAGGCCATGCAGCGGGTGTCCGGTCTGGCGCGGACCGCGCGCGGTCCGTCCATGTCCGCCAGCCCGGGCAAGGTGGAGATCCAGGGCGTGACCGAGATCAACGGCGAGAAGGTGTTCGCGCTGCGCTTCATCCAGGGGCGCAACCCCGACTGGGTGCAGCGCCCGTTCTTCGCCAAGTACAACCCCGACGCGACCTGGCTGAACCACCTCGAACCGGCGTTCGGGGAGGCCAAGTTCTTCTTCGAGGACGAGTACGAGGCGATCCGCGAGGGCAAGCTGGCCGCGGCCACCGAGGCCTGA
- the accC gene encoding acetyl-CoA carboxylase biotin carboxylase subunit translates to MFKKILIANRGEIACRVIKTARKMGIATVAVHSEADKDALFVDMADEAVCIGPAPSAQSYLVIDKIIAACKQTGAEAVHPGYGFLSENAEFSRRLEEEGMKFIGPKHYSVARMGDKIESKKLAIDAGVNTIPGHNDAISGPDEAVEIAKKIGYPVMIKASAGGGGKGLRVAFNDKEAHEGFSSCVNEARNSFGDDRVFIEKYVLEPRHIEIQVLGDAHGNYVYLNERDCSIQRRHQKVIEEAPSPFVDPEMRKAMGEQAVALARAVNYESAGTVEFVVSGATKEFYFLEMNTRLQVEHPVTELITGLDLVEQMIRVAYGETLPLTQDDVKIDGWSMECRINAEDPFRGFLPSTGRLVKFQAPAEGDGVRVDTGVFEGGEISMFYDSMIAKLIVHGADRADAIRRMRDALNGFVIRGISSNIPFQAALLQHPRFCSGNFNTGFIAEEYPDGFDASMVPHDDPALLAAVATFARMRYIGRAVQIDGQMPGHGRRVVHDLVVMMGGAQYPVSVDPVPGGMRITQADKVYEIVSDWSFRDLLFTGTVNGEPICLQIERRNLKFLISHFGLQVEAMVHTQTGAAMQALMPEKLPPDLSKFLLSPMPGLLREVAVAEGQEVKAGEKLAVIEAMKMENVLKADSDCVVKKVLASPGASLSVDEVIVEFE, encoded by the coding sequence ATGTTCAAGAAGATTCTGATCGCGAACCGGGGGGAAATCGCCTGCCGGGTGATCAAGACCGCCCGCAAGATGGGCATCGCCACCGTGGCCGTGCATTCCGAGGCCGACAAGGATGCGCTGTTCGTGGACATGGCCGACGAGGCCGTGTGCATCGGGCCGGCCCCGTCGGCCCAGTCCTACCTGGTCATCGACAAGATCATCGCCGCCTGCAAGCAGACCGGCGCCGAGGCGGTGCACCCCGGCTACGGCTTCCTGTCGGAGAACGCCGAGTTCTCGCGCCGCCTGGAAGAAGAAGGCATGAAGTTCATCGGGCCCAAGCACTATTCCGTGGCCAGGATGGGCGACAAGATCGAGTCCAAGAAGCTCGCCATCGACGCCGGGGTCAACACCATTCCGGGCCACAACGACGCCATTTCGGGGCCCGACGAGGCCGTCGAGATCGCGAAGAAGATCGGCTACCCGGTGATGATCAAGGCCTCGGCCGGCGGTGGCGGCAAGGGCCTGCGCGTGGCCTTCAACGACAAGGAGGCCCACGAAGGCTTCTCGTCCTGCGTGAACGAAGCGCGCAACTCCTTCGGCGACGACCGCGTGTTCATCGAGAAATACGTGCTCGAACCGCGCCACATCGAGATCCAGGTGCTGGGCGATGCGCACGGCAACTACGTGTATCTGAACGAGCGCGACTGCTCGATCCAGCGCCGCCACCAGAAGGTGATCGAAGAGGCCCCCAGCCCCTTCGTCGATCCCGAGATGCGCAAGGCCATGGGCGAGCAGGCCGTGGCCCTGGCCCGTGCCGTGAACTATGAATCCGCCGGCACGGTGGAATTCGTGGTGTCCGGCGCCACCAAGGAGTTCTACTTCCTGGAGATGAACACCCGGCTGCAGGTGGAACACCCGGTCACCGAACTGATTACCGGCCTCGACCTGGTCGAGCAGATGATCCGCGTCGCCTACGGCGAGACGCTGCCGCTGACCCAGGACGACGTGAAGATCGATGGGTGGTCCATGGAGTGCCGCATCAACGCCGAAGATCCGTTCCGCGGCTTCCTGCCCTCCACCGGCCGCCTGGTGAAATTCCAGGCGCCGGCCGAAGGCGACGGCGTGCGGGTGGACACCGGCGTGTTCGAGGGCGGCGAGATCTCCATGTTCTACGATTCGATGATCGCCAAGCTCATCGTGCACGGGGCCGACCGCGCCGACGCCATCCGCCGCATGCGCGACGCCCTCAACGGCTTCGTGATCCGCGGCATCAGCTCGAACATCCCGTTCCAGGCCGCGCTGCTGCAACACCCCCGTTTCTGCTCGGGCAACTTCAACACCGGCTTTATCGCCGAAGAGTATCCGGACGGCTTCGATGCCTCCATGGTGCCGCACGACGATCCCGCGCTGCTCGCAGCGGTCGCCACCTTCGCGCGCATGCGCTACATCGGCCGCGCGGTGCAGATCGACGGCCAGATGCCCGGCCATGGCCGCCGGGTGGTGCACGACCTCGTGGTCATGATGGGCGGCGCGCAATACCCGGTGTCGGTCGATCCCGTCCCGGGCGGCATGCGCATCACCCAGGCCGACAAGGTCTACGAGATCGTCTCCGACTGGAGCTTCCGCGACCTGCTCTTTACCGGCACGGTCAATGGCGAGCCGATCTGCCTGCAGATCGAGCGGCGCAACCTCAAGTTCCTCATCTCGCACTTCGGCCTGCAGGTGGAAGCCATGGTGCATACCCAGACCGGCGCCGCCATGCAGGCGCTGATGCCGGAGAAGCTGCCGCCCGATCTGTCCAAGTTCCTGCTCTCGCCCATGCCGGGCCTGCTGCGCGAGGTGGCCGTGGCCGAGGGGCAGGAAGTGAAGGCCGGCGAGAAGCTGGCGGTCATCGAGGCCATGAAGATGGAAAACGTGCTCAAGGCCGACTCCGACTGCGTGGTCAAGAAGGTCCTCGCCAGCCCCGGCGCCAGCCTGAGCGTGGACGAGGTCATCGTCGAGTTCGAATGA
- a CDS encoding acyl-CoA carboxylase subunit beta, giving the protein MQEIIRQLEEKREKARLGGGQKRIDSQHAKGKLTARERIELLLDDGSFEEWDMFKEHRCTDFGMEQSHVPGDGVVTGYGTINGRLVFVFSQDFTVFGGSLSETHAEKICKVMDQAMKVGAPVIGLNDSGGARIQEGVASLGGYADVFQRNVMASGVVPQISLIMGPCAGGAVYSPAMTDFICMVKDSSYMFVTGPEVVKTVTHEEVTAEELGGAVTHTTKSGVADLAFENDVEALMVIRRMMSYIPSSNREKPPVVPCEDPADRLDMSLDTLVPGNANQPYDMKEAIIKMVDDGEFFELQPDHAKNIIIGFARMEGSPVGIVANQPLVLAGCLDIKSSIKAARFVRFCDAFNIPVVTLVDVPGFMPGTSQEYGGIIKHGAKLLYAYAECTVPKVTIITRKAYGGAYDVMSSKHLRGDVNFAWPTAEIAVMGPKGAVEIIFREEKNDPEKIAGREAEYKAKFANPFVAGARGFIDDVIMPHETRKRVCRSLAMLRDKEVENPWRKHGNIPL; this is encoded by the coding sequence ATGCAAGAAATCATCCGCCAACTGGAGGAGAAGCGCGAGAAGGCCCGCCTGGGGGGCGGCCAGAAGCGCATCGATTCGCAGCACGCCAAGGGCAAGCTCACGGCGCGCGAGCGCATCGAACTGCTGCTCGACGACGGCAGCTTCGAAGAGTGGGACATGTTCAAGGAGCACCGCTGCACGGATTTCGGCATGGAGCAGAGCCATGTGCCGGGCGACGGCGTGGTGACCGGCTACGGCACCATCAACGGTCGGCTGGTGTTCGTGTTCTCGCAGGACTTCACGGTGTTCGGCGGCTCGCTCTCCGAGACCCACGCCGAGAAGATCTGCAAGGTCATGGACCAGGCCATGAAGGTCGGCGCGCCGGTGATCGGCCTGAACGATTCGGGAGGCGCCCGCATCCAGGAGGGCGTGGCGTCCCTGGGCGGTTACGCCGACGTGTTCCAGCGCAACGTGATGGCCTCCGGCGTGGTGCCGCAGATCTCCCTGATCATGGGGCCCTGCGCCGGCGGTGCGGTGTACAGCCCGGCCATGACCGACTTCATCTGCATGGTGAAGGACTCCTCCTACATGTTCGTGACCGGCCCCGAGGTGGTGAAGACGGTGACCCACGAGGAGGTGACCGCCGAGGAACTGGGCGGTGCCGTCACCCACACCACCAAGTCCGGCGTCGCCGACCTGGCCTTCGAGAACGACGTCGAAGCGCTCATGGTCATCCGTCGCATGATGAGCTACATCCCCTCGAGCAACCGCGAGAAGCCGCCGGTGGTGCCCTGCGAGGATCCGGCCGATCGCCTCGACATGTCTCTCGACACCCTGGTGCCGGGCAACGCCAACCAGCCCTACGACATGAAGGAAGCCATCATCAAGATGGTCGATGACGGCGAATTCTTCGAGCTGCAGCCCGATCACGCCAAGAACATCATCATCGGCTTCGCCCGCATGGAAGGCTCGCCGGTGGGCATCGTCGCCAACCAGCCGCTGGTGCTGGCCGGTTGCCTGGACATCAAGAGTTCCATCAAGGCCGCGCGCTTCGTGCGTTTCTGCGACGCCTTCAACATTCCCGTGGTCACCCTGGTGGACGTGCCGGGCTTCATGCCGGGCACCAGCCAGGAATACGGCGGCATCATCAAGCACGGCGCCAAGCTGCTCTACGCCTACGCCGAGTGCACCGTGCCCAAGGTCACCATCATCACCCGCAAGGCCTATGGCGGTGCCTACGACGTGATGAGTTCCAAGCACCTGCGCGGCGACGTGAACTTCGCCTGGCCGACCGCCGAGATCGCGGTGATGGGCCCGAAGGGGGCCGTGGAGATCATCTTCCGCGAAGAGAAGAACGACCCGGAAAAAATCGCCGGACGCGAGGCCGAATACAAGGCCAAGTTCGCCAACCCGTTCGTGGCCGGTGCCCGCGGCTTCATCGACGACGTGATCATGCCGCACGAGACCCGCAAGCGCGTGTGCCGCTCGCTGGCCATGCTGCGCGACAAGGAGGTCGAGAACCCCTGGCGCAAACACGGCAACATTCCCCTGTAA